The Oculatellaceae cyanobacterium genome contains a region encoding:
- a CDS encoding S-layer family protein — MSKFSRRAGKVKQLPVVKEGINKTQLFTTTGLTALAVSSSMILPQTAHALPTGATVQSGTVQIQNPNSTTTNITQTTSKAVINWADFNIAAPETVNFLQPSTSSATLNRVTGNQSSNILGKINANGTVLLINPNGIIFGNTANINVGSLLATTLDITNNDFLANNYKLSSVAGKPATTVTNNGRITVKEGGFAALVAPGVSNSGVINARLGKVALASGTAATLDLYGDNLVSVAVDPTVTQIVDNDGNSVSNLISNTGNLNADGGLVQLSAASGATVVNNAINTSGIITARTAEMRDGKIVLDGGKGNVAINGNLNAGSTGASSINVNGNNVAVSGSSITAGGDINLQAANTAKVEDNGNISAKVQAQGNLRIAGNNGITINANNATGTPISSGKDTSLISDSTVDTNSRFNSKGKFTINSISGTPISWTSAGSTVNAGGSVNIDAGYTGSSLLVQSNSGIRFVNGIDITAPNSNIDVTNSDTGLLASTKTLILRSGSGGTEVERGINIGSDVTVAGGNIFLNATQSNINTQALLAATTDGTRGGNVIVNASNGNIGVDVIDASSIATIGDAGNGGNVTLTAGQGISAATVASESVANNGIAGSGGNISLKAGNGTISAGDVFSTSVGSNKAGNTGSINLTATNGKIGSTGIIITISQSANGDAGNSGNVTLTAGQGISAADVASESQANNGIAGSGGNVSLKAGNGTISANNVTSGSIGGNKAGNAGSINLTATNGKIGSTGLIGTISRSANGDAGNGGNVTLTADQDIRAAFVTSQSQANNGIAGSVGNISLKAGNGTISAGDVFSSSNGGNKAGNAGSINLTATNGDIVSTRSILSISRSANGDAGNSGNVTLTADQDISAAIVASESVANGNAGSGGNVTLTASSGDIVSGIISTITRGVGTTQTAGNVTLTATNGNIGVDIISTESGGTGGKVNITAGKTFQALSTILDANGNDTGNSISTAGALGGGAVTIKVGSPGVPFIVGDATTNGTFGGINTGSYKIDPTKIITGTYTNGNIKVINTP, encoded by the coding sequence ATGTCTAAATTTTCCCGTCGAGCAGGCAAGGTCAAGCAATTACCCGTTGTTAAAGAAGGCATCAACAAAACACAGCTATTTACTACTACAGGATTAACCGCATTAGCTGTTAGTAGTAGCATGATTCTACCTCAAACTGCTCACGCTCTACCCACAGGTGCAACTGTGCAATCAGGCACAGTGCAAATCCAGAATCCAAATAGCACAACTACCAACATCACCCAGACAACTAGCAAAGCAGTTATTAACTGGGCTGACTTTAACATTGCTGCTCCAGAAACCGTTAACTTTCTGCAACCTAGTACCTCATCTGCTACACTTAATCGCGTCACTGGCAATCAATCTTCCAATATTCTGGGAAAAATTAACGCCAATGGTACTGTTTTATTAATCAACCCCAACGGCATTATCTTTGGTAATACAGCCAATATTAATGTTGGTAGTTTATTAGCTACTACCTTAGATATTACCAATAACGACTTTTTAGCTAACAACTATAAATTATCATCGGTAGCCGGAAAACCAGCTACTACTGTGACTAACAATGGTCGTATTACAGTTAAAGAAGGCGGATTTGCTGCTTTAGTCGCGCCTGGAGTTTCTAACAGTGGTGTAATTAACGCCCGCTTGGGAAAAGTCGCCCTAGCTTCTGGTACTGCTGCTACTTTAGACTTGTATGGAGATAACTTAGTATCTGTAGCAGTTGACCCCACAGTTACCCAAATTGTTGATAATGATGGAAACTCAGTTAGCAATTTAATTAGCAATACAGGTAATCTTAATGCTGATGGTGGATTAGTTCAACTCAGTGCTGCTAGTGGTGCTACGGTAGTTAACAATGCGATTAATACCAGTGGAATTATTACTGCTCGTACAGCAGAAATGCGTGATGGCAAGATAGTTTTAGATGGTGGTAAAGGTAACGTCGCGATTAACGGTAATTTAAATGCTGGTAGTACTGGTGCTAGTAGTATTAATGTAAATGGTAACAACGTTGCTGTAAGTGGTAGCAGTATTACAGCAGGTGGAGATATCAACCTGCAAGCAGCCAATACCGCTAAGGTTGAAGATAATGGCAATATCTCAGCCAAAGTGCAAGCGCAAGGTAATCTGAGGATCGCTGGCAACAACGGTATCACAATCAATGCCAATAATGCTACTGGTACACCGATTAGTAGTGGTAAAGATACCAGTTTAATTAGTGATAGCACAGTTGATACGAATAGTCGTTTTAATAGTAAAGGCAAGTTTACTATTAATAGTATTTCTGGTACACCGATTAGTTGGACAAGTGCTGGTAGTACGGTGAATGCTGGTGGTAGTGTGAATATCGATGCTGGATACACTGGGTCATCTTTATTGGTGCAATCAAATAGTGGTATTCGGTTTGTTAATGGGATAGATATTACTGCACCTAATAGTAATATTGATGTCACTAATAGTGATACAGGATTGTTAGCGAGTACAAAGACTTTAATTTTACGTAGTGGTAGTGGTGGTACAGAAGTAGAACGTGGTATAAATATTGGTTCTGATGTGACGGTAGCAGGTGGTAATATTTTCCTCAATGCTACACAGTCCAATATTAATACTCAAGCACTCCTTGCGGCTACAACTGATGGTACTCGTGGTGGTAATGTAATTGTCAATGCCAGCAATGGCAATATTGGGGTTGATGTAATAGACGCTAGTAGTATTGCCACTATTGGAGATGCAGGTAATGGTGGGAATGTAACTTTGACTGCTGGTCAAGGCATCAGTGCCGCTACTGTAGCCTCTGAAAGCGTAGCTAATAATGGCATTGCTGGCAGTGGTGGAAATATCAGCTTAAAAGCTGGGAATGGTACAATCAGTGCAGGTGATGTATTCTCTACCAGTGTTGGTAGCAACAAAGCAGGCAATACAGGTAGTATCAACCTCACTGCTACTAACGGTAAGATTGGTTCCACAGGAATTATAATCACTATAAGTCAATCGGCTAATGGAGATGCAGGTAATAGTGGGAATGTGACTTTGACTGCTGGTCAAGGCATCAGCGCCGCTGATGTAGCCTCTGAAAGCCAAGCTAATAATGGCATTGCTGGGAGTGGCGGAAATGTCAGCTTAAAAGCTGGGAATGGTACGATCAGTGCAAATAATGTAACCTCTGGCAGTATTGGTGGCAACAAAGCAGGTAATGCAGGTAGTATCAACCTCACTGCTACTAACGGTAAGATTGGTTCTACAGGACTTATAGGCACTATAAGTCGATCGGCTAATGGAGATGCAGGTAATGGTGGGAATGTAACTTTGACGGCAGATCAAGACATCCGCGCCGCTTTTGTAACCTCTCAAAGCCAAGCTAATAATGGCATTGCTGGCAGTGTTGGAAATATCAGCTTAAAAGCTGGTAATGGTACGATCAGTGCAGGTGATGTATTCTCTAGCAGTAATGGTGGCAACAAAGCAGGCAATGCAGGTAGTATCAACCTCACTGCTACTAACGGTGACATCGTTTCTACAAGAAGTATATTGAGTATAAGTCGATCTGCTAATGGAGATGCAGGTAATAGTGGAAATGTGACTTTGACGGCAGATCAAGACATCAGCGCCGCTATTGTAGCCTCTGAAAGCGTAGCTAACGGCAATGCTGGCAGTGGTGGAAATGTGACTTTGACTGCCAGTAGTGGTGATATTGTATCTGGAATTATTTCTACTATTACCAGAGGAGTTGGTACTACTCAAACCGCAGGTAATGTTACCCTAACCGCTACTAATGGTAATATTGGCGTTGACATCATTTCTACAGAGAGTGGTGGTACTGGCGGGAAAGTCAATATTACAGCAGGTAAGACTTTTCAAGCTTTGAGTACCATTCTTGATGCCAATGGTAATGATACTGGCAATAGTATTTCTACTGCCGGAGCTTTGGGTGGTGGTGCGG